The Paenibacillus sp. FSL R7-0204 genome includes a region encoding these proteins:
- a CDS encoding DinB family protein, giving the protein MNPAEALQQFEKTANHYLKELDTFSMEQLLRQPAEGEWSPGQMVQHLIQSALYMQLRNIDLCLAGNGGAAGKEAEMTPDGKAVFAGGSFPPVRVHVPPSPQYTPVQPESKEQLIQGLNTVIERMRETLPKLAQAPEHSTVPHPRFGPLNATEWYLLIEMHYRHHLLQLDRLKNAIGSSMAQ; this is encoded by the coding sequence ATGAACCCTGCAGAAGCCTTACAGCAATTTGAAAAGACTGCGAATCACTATCTTAAGGAATTAGATACCTTCAGTATGGAGCAGCTGCTGCGGCAGCCGGCTGAGGGAGAGTGGTCTCCCGGGCAGATGGTTCAGCATTTGATACAATCGGCGCTGTACATGCAGCTCCGTAATATCGATCTGTGTCTGGCCGGGAACGGGGGAGCGGCGGGGAAGGAAGCAGAGATGACTCCGGATGGTAAAGCGGTTTTTGCCGGGGGCAGCTTCCCGCCTGTACGCGTTCATGTTCCGCCGTCACCGCAGTACACGCCAGTGCAGCCGGAGAGCAAGGAGCAGCTGATCCAAGGCCTGAACACAGTGATCGAGCGGATGCGGGAGACCCTGCCGAAGCTTGCGCAGGCACCTGAGCACAGCACTGTCCCTCATCCCCGCTTCGGCCCTTTGAATGCAACCGAATGGTATCTGCTGATCGAGATGCACTACCGCCACCACTTGCTGCAGCTGGACAGACTGAAGAATGCAATAGGATCAAGCATGGCGCAATAG
- a CDS encoding methyl-accepting chemotaxis protein, whose translation MKNIVRSLEELVNLAPILKAAFPYDISIAICDTEKFLAYYPGDSIDLGIRAGQIIHADEPLYHALKNDEYSRANVPKEYYGYEFVGTVLPVHGEDERVCGAVCIQVRRQTELREIADRMALSLNQANARIVQVAGGSNQLAGFSQKLLVQSETTAASVQKSDEVLAVLRKVADQTHLLGINAAIEAAHAGEKGRGFDIVAREIRKFSQETEQSAQRIRDTLREIQTAMKGIGQSIGQIASVGQEQAASTQEISSFIEEIRAMSEQLNQFAQKL comes from the coding sequence ATGAAAAACATCGTCCGCTCCCTTGAAGAACTAGTAAATCTGGCGCCCATTCTGAAAGCTGCCTTTCCTTACGATATCTCAATTGCCATCTGCGACACTGAGAAGTTTCTCGCCTATTACCCCGGGGATTCCATTGATCTGGGGATTCGCGCCGGGCAGATTATTCACGCGGACGAACCTCTGTATCACGCACTGAAAAATGATGAATACTCAAGGGCCAATGTTCCCAAAGAGTATTATGGATACGAATTTGTGGGTACGGTCCTTCCGGTACATGGAGAGGATGAACGTGTCTGCGGGGCGGTCTGCATTCAGGTGCGCAGACAGACCGAGCTGCGGGAAATTGCCGACCGGATGGCACTGTCCCTGAATCAGGCTAATGCGCGGATCGTGCAGGTAGCGGGCGGGTCTAACCAGCTGGCCGGCTTCTCGCAGAAGCTGCTGGTCCAGTCTGAGACCACTGCTGCAAGTGTCCAAAAAAGCGATGAAGTGCTGGCCGTCCTGAGGAAGGTTGCCGACCAGACGCATCTGCTTGGAATTAATGCGGCCATTGAGGCCGCCCATGCCGGAGAGAAGGGCCGGGGCTTCGATATTGTCGCCAGAGAAATCCGCAAGTTCTCACAGGAGACCGAGCAATCCGCCCAGCGGATACGGGACACCCTGCGGGAGATCCAGACAGCGATGAAGGGAATCGGCCAATCAATTGGTCAGATTGCCTCAGTGGGGCAAGAGCAGGCAGCTTCAACGCAAGAGATCTCCAGCTTCATTGAGGAGATCCGGGCGATGTCCGAGCAGTTGAACCAGTTCGCGCAGAAGCTGTGA
- a CDS encoding GNAT family N-acetyltransferase — MHIRTLTPSDAEDYRALRLQSLQQHPEAFLSSYEAEAKLSIETFRIRLDSSDEHFTLGAFLDGEQRLAGTATLFRESRPKIQHKAHVYAVYVEPGARKHGAGRELMLELIAQAKAAPELELLTLTVTSNNVPAKRLYESLGFVRYGTEPKAMKLGSEYLDEDLMVLML; from the coding sequence ATGCATATAAGAACGTTAACCCCGTCTGATGCCGAAGACTACCGGGCGCTTCGTTTGCAGTCGTTGCAGCAGCACCCGGAAGCTTTCCTTAGCTCTTATGAAGCGGAAGCGAAGTTGTCTATTGAGACTTTCCGGATTAGGCTGGACTCCTCGGATGAGCATTTCACCCTGGGTGCCTTCTTGGATGGGGAGCAGAGGCTGGCGGGAACGGCCACGTTGTTCCGGGAGAGCAGGCCCAAGATTCAGCACAAAGCCCATGTCTATGCAGTATATGTAGAACCGGGTGCCCGTAAACATGGCGCGGGGCGTGAGCTGATGCTGGAGCTGATTGCCCAGGCGAAGGCTGCACCAGAACTTGAACTGTTGACGTTGACCGTAACCTCCAATAACGTTCCGGCTAAAAGACTCTACGAATCCCTGGGATTCGTCCGCTACGGCACAGAGCCGAAGGCGATGAAGCTTGGCAGCGAGTATCTGGACGAGGATCTGATGGTATTGATGCTGTAG
- a CDS encoding DUF1304 domain-containing protein — MMTVSLILVALVALEHVYILVLEMFLWTTPRAQKAFGLTPAFSRETKSLAANQGLYNGFLAAGLIWGLLHPNADFGYQLQLFFLICVAVAAIYGGLTSKRSILLMQGLPAFLALAATLIAHL; from the coding sequence ATGATGACTGTAAGTTTAATTCTTGTTGCCTTAGTAGCACTAGAGCATGTGTACATACTGGTACTGGAAATGTTCCTGTGGACCACCCCGAGAGCACAGAAGGCATTCGGATTGACCCCTGCCTTCTCCCGGGAGACGAAGTCGCTTGCTGCCAACCAGGGCTTATATAACGGCTTCCTGGCAGCCGGTCTAATCTGGGGCCTGCTGCATCCAAACGCAGACTTCGGTTACCAGCTGCAATTGTTCTTCCTGATCTGCGTGGCGGTTGCGGCCATCTACGGCGGACTCACCTCCAAGAGATCCATCCTGCTGATGCAAGGCCTCCCTGCCTTCCTGGCGCTGGCAGCCACACTGATCGCACATCTGTAA